One Zonotrichia leucophrys gambelii isolate GWCS_2022_RI unplaced genomic scaffold, RI_Zleu_2.0 Scaffold_130_127662, whole genome shotgun sequence DNA segment encodes these proteins:
- the LOC135460936 gene encoding olfactory receptor 14J1-like codes for MCYDRYVSICKPLHYRILLGSRACAHMAAAAWVSGFLYSLLHTANTFSLPLCHGNALSQFFCEIPQILKLSCSNSRLRELRLITVSACLLFVCFMFIVFSYVQIFRAVLRIPSEQGRHKAFSTCLPHLAVVSLFLSTGTVAHLKPPSMSSPSLDLSLSVLYSVVPPIISADIEIHAGWL; via the exons atgtgctacgaccgctacgtgtccatctgcaaacccctgcactacaggatcctcctgggcagcagagcttgtgcccacatggcagcagctgcctgggtcAGTGGCTTTCTCTATTCACTGCTGCACacggccaatacattttccctgcccctgtgccatggcaatgccctgagccagttcttctgtgaaatcccccagatcctcaagctctcctgctcaaaTTCCCGCCTCAGGGAACTGCGGCTCATCACAGTTAGTGCCTgcttgctgtttgtttgttttatgttcattgttttctcctatgtgcagatcttcagggctgtgctgaggatcccctctgagcagggacggcacaaagccttttccacctgcctccctcacctggccgtggtctccctgttcctcagcactggaaCAGTTGCTCAtctgaagcccccctccatgtcctccccatccctggatctgtccctgtctgttctgtactcggtggtgcctccg atcatcagtgcagatattgaaatccacgctggctggctctga
- the LOC135460937 gene encoding olfactory receptor 14J1-like: LHYGTLLGSRACAHMAAAAWVSAFLNALLHTANTFSLPLCHGNALGQFFCEIPQIIKLSCSHTYFRSLWLIVVSDFLLFGCFVFMVFSYVQIFRAVLRIPSEQGRHKAFSTCLPHLVVVSVFISTGFFAYLKPPSMSSPSLDLALSVLYSVVPPALNPLIYSLRNQELKDGLRKMIMNAFQKQ; encoded by the coding sequence ctgcactacgggaccctcctgggcagcagagcttgtgcccacatggcagcagctgcctgggtcagtgcctttctcaatgctctgctgcacacagccaatacattttccctgcccctttgccatggcaatgccctaggtcagttcttctgtgaaatcccccagatcatcaagctctcctgctcacacaccTACTTCAGGAGCCTTTGGCTTATTGTGGTTAGTGATTTTCTgttatttggttgttttgtgttcatggttttctcctatgtgcagatcttcagggctgtgctgaggatcccctctgagcagggacggcacaaagccttttccacctgcctccctcacctggttGTAGTTTCCGTGTTTATCAGCACTGGCTtttttgcctacctgaagcccccctccatgtcctccccatccctggatctggccctatctgttctgtactcggtggtgcctccagccctgaaccccctcatctacagcctgaggaaccaggagctcaaggatGGCCTGAGGAAAATGATCATGAATGCTTTTCAGAAGCAATAA